Proteins from one Flavobacterium sp. N2038 genomic window:
- a CDS encoding phosphatidylserine decarboxylase family protein, translating into MFHKEGGPSILLGTIFAVAVLLIADKFIDIAWLRMLVQIAGVVVLIIILQFFRNPKRIAIRDINHILAPVDGKVVVIEEVYEGEYFKDKRLQVSIFMSPINVHVTRYAMDGIIKFSKYHPGKFLVAWHPKASEENERTTVVIENETFGQILYRQIAGALARRIVNYAQEGMQVVQGTDAGFIKFGSRVDLFLPLGTPINVELNQKAIGGKTIIATKA; encoded by the coding sequence ATGTTTCATAAAGAAGGAGGACCATCCATTTTACTAGGTACTATTTTTGCTGTTGCCGTATTGCTAATTGCCGACAAATTCATTGATATTGCCTGGCTAAGAATGCTTGTTCAGATTGCAGGCGTAGTAGTTTTGATTATTATTTTACAATTTTTTAGAAATCCTAAAAGAATTGCAATAAGAGATATTAACCACATCCTTGCTCCGGTTGACGGAAAAGTTGTGGTTATTGAAGAAGTTTATGAAGGTGAATATTTTAAAGATAAACGTTTACAGGTTTCTATCTTTATGTCACCAATTAATGTTCACGTTACTCGTTATGCGATGGACGGAATTATAAAATTCAGTAAATATCATCCTGGTAAGTTTTTAGTAGCATGGCACCCAAAAGCCAGCGAAGAAAACGAAAGAACTACAGTTGTTATTGAAAATGAAACTTTCGGACAAATATTATACAGACAAATTGCCGGTGCATTGGCACGTAGAATTGTAAACTATGCTCAGGAAGGTATGCAGGTTGTTCAGGGAACTGATGCCGGTTTTATTAAATTTGGTTCAAGAGTAGATTTATTTTTACCTTTAGGTACACCAATTAATGTAGAGTTAAACCAAAAAGCAATTGGCGGAAAAACTATTATTGCTACAAAAGCTTAA
- a CDS encoding phosphatidate cytidylyltransferase encodes MNETLKRTISGAVYIALLLTSILFSTESFIILFGIFLIITIYEYSNLVNLNKIFSILFGTLLYSSIVLISHYQKQTILFLSDLFKTKFNSEINIQQLDVVLLAITLVVSIKCILFLFYDSVQKVSISSKYLYLLGYITLPFVFIVKISFGTNDYNPKIILGLFILIWTNDTFAYLVGKSMGKHKLFERVSPKKTIEGFLGGVVFAAFAGFLISKLYIQPKPDFSSKSILIWTIIALIVSVFGTIGDLIESKFKRISGVKDSGSIMPGHGGILDRLDSVIFVAPIIFLFYQILYYVS; translated from the coding sequence ATGAATGAAACACTGAAGAGAACCATTTCTGGTGCTGTTTATATCGCTTTACTCCTAACATCTATTCTGTTTTCTACCGAAAGCTTCATTATTCTTTTTGGAATTTTTCTAATTATAACAATTTATGAATATTCTAACTTAGTAAACCTGAATAAGATCTTTTCGATCCTATTTGGAACTTTGTTGTATTCTTCCATCGTTTTGATTAGTCATTATCAAAAACAAACGATACTGTTTTTAAGCGACTTATTTAAAACAAAATTTAATTCAGAAATCAATATTCAACAACTGGATGTTGTACTACTTGCTATTACTTTAGTAGTTTCAATTAAATGCATCCTTTTTCTGTTTTATGATTCTGTGCAAAAAGTTAGTATTTCATCAAAATACTTGTATTTATTAGGATACATCACATTACCTTTTGTTTTTATTGTAAAAATATCTTTCGGAACCAACGATTATAATCCAAAAATTATTCTTGGCTTATTTATCCTGATCTGGACAAATGATACATTTGCCTATCTGGTTGGAAAATCAATGGGAAAACACAAATTATTTGAGCGAGTTTCTCCTAAAAAAACCATAGAAGGATTTTTAGGCGGCGTTGTATTTGCTGCTTTTGCCGGTTTTTTAATTTCTAAACTTTACATTCAGCCTAAGCCTGATTTTAGCAGTAAATCTATTTTAATATGGACCATTATCGCTTTGATTGTGAGCGTTTTTGGAACGATTGGAGACTTAATCGAATCCAAATTTAAAAGAATTTCCGGTGTTAAAGACAGTGGTTCTATTATGCCAGGCCACGGAGGTATCCTAGATCGACTAGATAGTGTTATATTTGTAGCACCAATTATATTTTTATTTTATCAAATTTTATATTATGTTTCATAA
- a CDS encoding biotin--[acetyl-CoA-carboxylase] ligase, which produces MKLIKLDAIDSTNDFLKALSSKDELDNFTVVTAENQTKGKGQMGAKWQTEVGKNLIMSALVKDFIVGNEQVFNLSLIVSLSVIEVLKTLNIPDLSIKWPNDIMSYNKKIGGILIENTLKSDGRIVSVVGIGLNVNQTNFTELPKASSLAVISGTSFDKESLVVLIVKKIKEKIEIWENNKTVFWDDYFNFLFRKGVPMPFKNPDSKNFMGIIQGVSPVGKLQVLLEDDSVSEFDIKEIQMLY; this is translated from the coding sequence ATGAAACTAATCAAACTCGATGCCATAGATTCTACAAATGACTTTCTAAAGGCATTGTCAAGCAAAGACGAACTTGATAATTTTACTGTGGTAACAGCTGAAAATCAGACAAAAGGAAAAGGGCAAATGGGAGCCAAATGGCAGACTGAGGTTGGTAAAAACTTAATTATGAGTGCCTTGGTAAAGGATTTTATAGTTGGTAATGAGCAGGTTTTTAATCTGAGTCTTATTGTTTCATTATCAGTAATCGAAGTTTTAAAAACATTAAATATTCCTGATTTAAGTATAAAATGGCCAAACGACATTATGTCATACAATAAAAAGATTGGTGGCATATTGATAGAAAATACCCTCAAAAGTGATGGCAGGATCGTGTCAGTTGTCGGGATTGGACTGAATGTCAATCAAACCAATTTTACCGAATTACCAAAAGCTTCTTCGCTGGCAGTTATTTCCGGAACTTCATTCGACAAGGAATCTCTTGTGGTTTTAATTGTTAAAAAAATAAAAGAGAAAATCGAAATTTGGGAAAATAATAAGACCGTTTTTTGGGATGATTATTTCAATTTCCTGTTCCGAAAAGGTGTGCCAATGCCGTTTAAAAATCCAGATAGCAAAAACTTTATGGGAATCATTCAGGGCGTTTCTCCGGTTGGAAAATTACAGGTTTTACTTGAAGATGATTCTGTTTCAGAATTTGATATTAAGGAGATTCAGATGCTTTATTGA
- the pyrE gene encoding orotate phosphoribosyltransferase → MIFNKDTAEKTAELLLQINAIKLNPENPFTWASGWKSPIYCDNRLILSFPSIRNYVRDEFAKNIEKQFGKPDVIAGVATGAIGVGILVAESLGLPFVYVRPEAKKHGRQNQVEGFLQKGQNVVVVEDLISTGNSSLMAVEALRNEGANIKGMAAIFTYGFNVAEENFKNANIDLYTLSNYENLLDLAVQKQYITEEQQSTLQEWNAIPSTWGQE, encoded by the coding sequence ATGATTTTTAATAAAGATACTGCCGAAAAAACAGCCGAATTGCTTTTGCAAATAAATGCAATTAAATTGAATCCCGAAAATCCTTTTACATGGGCTTCTGGTTGGAAATCCCCTATTTACTGTGATAATAGGTTAATTCTTTCATTTCCGAGCATCAGAAATTATGTTCGCGACGAGTTTGCAAAGAATATCGAAAAACAATTTGGAAAACCTGATGTAATTGCCGGTGTCGCTACCGGAGCGATTGGTGTTGGTATTCTAGTTGCTGAAAGCCTTGGATTGCCATTTGTATATGTGCGTCCGGAGGCTAAAAAACACGGAAGACAAAACCAGGTAGAAGGTTTTTTACAAAAAGGACAAAATGTTGTTGTGGTTGAAGATTTAATTAGTACCGGAAACAGCAGTTTAATGGCTGTAGAAGCTTTACGCAACGAAGGTGCTAATATAAAAGGTATGGCAGCGATTTTTACCTACGGTTTTAATGTAGCCGAAGAAAACTTTAAAAATGCCAATATCGACTTATATACCTTAAGCAACTACGAAAACCTATTGGATTTAGCAGTTCAGAAACAATATATTACCGAAGAGCAACAATCTACTTTGCAAGAATGGAACGCAATTCCATCGACTTGGGGACAAGAATAA
- a CDS encoding lactate utilization protein B/C: MNFFKKIFGSGDSSSEEEGESEYGRNPVQNSHLSLDEQFIFNFRKNGGKFLYCENKQEVAEQFENILEENDWFEKEVLCYESGLFHLLEENKLIYISPRNPRFLLASCENLIADEGSILFSSKQIRQDKPNELPANIVIIATTSQILPMKSDGLSAIKRKYERDYPTNITTIKYFEKAKEEDFTQYGSVAKNLYLLLLEDL, translated from the coding sequence ATGAATTTTTTCAAAAAAATATTTGGATCCGGTGATTCCTCTTCTGAAGAAGAAGGTGAAAGTGAATACGGACGAAATCCAGTTCAAAATAGCCACTTATCATTAGATGAACAATTCATTTTCAATTTCAGGAAAAATGGAGGTAAATTTTTGTATTGCGAAAACAAACAGGAAGTTGCTGAACAATTTGAAAATATTCTGGAAGAAAATGACTGGTTTGAAAAAGAAGTCTTATGCTATGAGTCTGGTCTTTTTCATTTATTAGAAGAAAACAAATTAATTTATATTTCGCCAAGAAACCCAAGATTCTTATTGGCATCATGCGAGAACTTAATTGCCGATGAAGGCTCTATTTTGTTTTCATCAAAACAAATCAGACAGGACAAACCAAATGAGTTACCTGCAAATATTGTCATAATTGCAACTACAAGTCAAATTTTACCTATGAAAAGTGATGGCTTAAGTGCCATTAAACGCAAATACGAACGTGACTATCCAACTAACATTACCACAATAAAATATTTCGAAAAGGCCAAAGAAGAAGATTTCACGCAATACGGAAGTGTAGCCAAGAATCTGTATTTATTGCTTTTAGAAGACCTTTAA
- a CDS encoding glycoside hydrolase family 130 protein, giving the protein MKDIANRFTENPLLSPADIPASREGLEVTCLLNPGVFQFENKIWLAVRVAERPKQTENIISFPVLTESGTIQIIEILKDDPELIATDARVINYKRTDYLTTLSHIRLLCSDDGRKFYEPENYPHLVGEGILETFGIEDCRVSLIEGRYYLTFTAVSDNGVGVGLRTTTNWKTFEKHGMIFPPHNKDCAIFEEKINGLFYALHRPNSVDIGGNYIWIASSPDGIHWGNHQCIIKTRKDHWDSKRVGAGAAPIKTAKGWLEIYHGANESHQYCLGAFLMDLENPSKVISRTESPIMIPKTNYELSGFFGNVVFTNGHILEPDGDTVTIYYGASDEFVCGAQFSLAAIISLLKEI; this is encoded by the coding sequence ATGAAAGACATTGCAAATCGTTTTACAGAAAACCCACTGTTGTCACCAGCAGATATTCCTGCAAGCAGAGAGGGATTGGAAGTTACTTGTCTGCTAAATCCCGGAGTTTTTCAATTTGAAAACAAAATCTGGCTGGCTGTACGGGTTGCCGAAAGACCAAAGCAAACAGAAAATATAATTTCGTTTCCTGTTTTAACCGAATCAGGGACTATTCAAATCATTGAAATTCTGAAAGATGATCCTGAACTTATAGCTACAGATGCACGTGTAATAAACTACAAAAGAACCGATTATTTAACCACATTATCGCACATTAGATTACTATGCAGCGATGATGGCCGTAAGTTTTATGAGCCCGAGAACTACCCGCATTTGGTTGGCGAAGGAATACTGGAAACTTTCGGAATTGAAGATTGTCGCGTTTCTTTAATCGAAGGTCGCTATTACCTCACTTTTACTGCTGTTTCAGATAATGGCGTTGGTGTTGGTTTACGCACTACTACCAACTGGAAAACTTTTGAGAAACATGGAATGATTTTCCCTCCTCATAATAAAGATTGCGCCATTTTTGAAGAAAAGATAAATGGTCTATTTTATGCATTACACCGACCAAACAGTGTAGATATTGGGGGAAATTATATTTGGATAGCTTCATCACCGGATGGCATTCACTGGGGAAATCACCAATGTATCATTAAAACCAGAAAAGACCATTGGGACAGCAAGAGAGTCGGCGCCGGAGCAGCACCAATAAAAACAGCAAAAGGATGGCTCGAAATTTATCATGGAGCCAATGAATCTCATCAATATTGCTTAGGTGCTTTTTTAATGGATCTTGAAAATCCTTCAAAAGTAATTTCAAGAACCGAAAGTCCAATTATGATTCCTAAAACAAATTATGAATTAAGTGGTTTCTTTGGAAATGTAGTATTTACCAATGGTCATATTCTGGAACCAGATGGAGACACCGTTACTATTTATTATGGCGCATCTGACGAGTTTGTTTGTGGAGCTCAATTTTCTTTAGCAGCCATTATTTCTCTCCTCAAAGAAATTTAA
- the rsfS gene encoding ribosome silencing factor translates to MAKKTINNDVLLANIIKGIEEVKGNDIDILDLREIDTAVCDYFVICNGSSNTQVNAIVNSIQKTVSKDLKDKPWHVEGTDNAEWVLMDYVHIVVHVFQKHIREYYNIESLWGDAKITTIENKY, encoded by the coding sequence ATGGCGAAAAAGACTATTAATAATGATGTTCTATTGGCGAACATAATCAAAGGGATTGAGGAAGTAAAAGGAAATGATATCGACATTCTTGACTTAAGAGAAATAGACACGGCAGTTTGTGACTATTTTGTCATTTGCAACGGAAGCTCTAACACCCAAGTTAACGCCATTGTAAACTCAATTCAAAAAACAGTATCTAAAGACTTAAAAGATAAGCCTTGGCACGTAGAAGGAACCGATAACGCAGAATGGGTTCTGATGGATTATGTGCATATCGTGGTACATGTTTTCCAGAAACACATTCGTGAATACTATAATATCGAGAGCCTTTGGGGTGATGCCAAAATAACTACAATCGAAAACAAATACTAA
- a CDS encoding GIY-YIG nuclease family protein, with product MLNVQIGFHSYYVYIITNEHRSSFYIGVTSNLKQRLAKHKENIDQCINTFAAKYNIQFLVYYEKFTWIQEAIAREKELKKWRRDKKLKLIRDFNSNFDFLDSHF from the coding sequence ATGCTAAATGTACAAATTGGTTTTCATAGTTATTACGTTTATATTATAACAAATGAGCATCGCAGTTCATTTTATATTGGTGTAACGAGTAACTTAAAACAAAGACTTGCAAAACATAAAGAAAACATAGATCAATGTATCAATACATTTGCGGCCAAATATAATATTCAGTTTTTAGTTTATTATGAAAAATTTACGTGGATTCAAGAAGCAATTGCGAGAGAAAAAGAATTGAAGAAATGGAGAAGAGATAAGAAACTCAAATTAATCAGGGATTTTAATTCGAACTTTGATTTTCTTGATTCCCATTTTTAG
- the ftsH gene encoding ATP-dependent zinc metalloprotease FtsH translates to MAKDNNPNPSKFKISPWLIYTAILLVFLFISFATGGSNLSEPAQLTSSKFNTLLEKGQIEKVIVYNKAEAEVYLTQAALKDAANKKVAKDIFERPNKGPHYTLEIGNDQIFQTKLEKAVGEGKLKDFNFLQKNNWSDILISLLPIIIIIGVWIFIMRKMSGGAGGGGGQIFNIGKSKAKLFDEKTDIKTTFKDVAGLEGAKEEIQEIVEFLKNPEKYTNLGGKIPKGALLVGPPGTGKTLLAKAVAGEAQVPFFSLSGSDFVEMFVGVGASRVRDLFKQAKEKSPAIIFIDEIDAVGRARGKSNMSGGNDERENTLNQLLTEMDGFGTNSNVIVLAATNRADVLDKALMRAGRFDRQIFVDLPDIRERAEIFAVHLAPIKKVEGLDLDFLAKQTPGFSGADIANVCNEAALIAARNNKPAVDKQDFLDAVDRIIGGLEKKNKIITPDEKRAIAIHEAGHATVSWMLEHAAPLIKVTIVPRGQSLGAAWYLPEERQIVRTDQMLDEMCATMGGRAAEKVTFDRISTGALSDLEKVTRQARAMVTIYGLNDKIGNVTYYDSSGQSEYNFSKPYSDETAKIIDKEISELIEGQYQRAIEILEENKDKLNQLADILIEKEVIFKDDLEAIFGKRTFDKNLEEVVS, encoded by the coding sequence ATGGCTAAAGATAATAATCCAAATCCGAGTAAATTTAAAATAAGTCCTTGGTTAATATATACCGCAATACTTTTAGTTTTTTTATTTATAAGTTTTGCAACCGGAGGATCTAACTTAAGCGAGCCTGCTCAATTGACTTCTTCTAAATTCAACACTTTATTAGAAAAAGGACAAATTGAAAAAGTTATCGTTTATAATAAAGCTGAAGCTGAAGTTTACCTGACACAAGCTGCTCTTAAAGATGCAGCAAATAAAAAAGTTGCAAAAGATATTTTTGAAAGACCAAACAAAGGTCCTCACTATACTTTAGAAATTGGTAATGACCAAATTTTTCAGACAAAACTGGAAAAAGCAGTTGGCGAAGGCAAACTGAAAGATTTTAACTTCCTTCAAAAAAACAACTGGAGCGATATTTTAATCAGCTTACTACCAATCATCATCATTATTGGTGTATGGATCTTCATTATGCGTAAAATGTCAGGCGGCGCTGGTGGCGGTGGCGGACAAATTTTTAACATTGGAAAATCTAAAGCTAAATTATTTGATGAGAAAACAGATATCAAAACAACTTTTAAAGATGTTGCAGGTTTAGAAGGCGCTAAAGAAGAAATACAAGAAATTGTAGAATTTCTTAAAAACCCTGAAAAATATACTAATCTTGGAGGTAAAATCCCAAAAGGAGCTTTACTTGTAGGACCTCCGGGAACTGGTAAAACGTTGCTTGCAAAAGCGGTAGCCGGCGAAGCTCAGGTTCCTTTCTTCTCTTTATCAGGTTCTGATTTCGTAGAAATGTTTGTAGGGGTTGGTGCATCTCGTGTACGTGACTTATTTAAACAGGCAAAAGAAAAATCTCCAGCTATTATCTTTATTGACGAGATCGATGCTGTTGGTAGAGCTCGTGGAAAAAGCAATATGTCTGGCGGAAACGACGAGAGAGAAAACACATTAAACCAATTACTAACAGAAATGGATGGTTTTGGTACAAACTCTAACGTAATTGTATTAGCAGCAACAAACAGAGCTGATGTTCTTGACAAAGCTTTAATGCGTGCCGGACGTTTTGACAGACAAATTTTTGTTGACTTACCAGACATTCGTGAGAGAGCAGAGATTTTTGCTGTTCACTTGGCTCCTATCAAAAAAGTCGAAGGTCTTGATCTTGACTTCTTAGCAAAACAAACTCCGGGATTCTCTGGTGCTGATATTGCCAACGTGTGTAACGAAGCTGCATTAATTGCTGCACGTAACAACAAACCAGCAGTAGACAAGCAAGATTTTCTTGATGCAGTTGACAGAATTATTGGTGGTCTTGAAAAGAAAAACAAAATCATTACTCCAGACGAAAAGAGAGCTATTGCAATTCACGAAGCTGGTCACGCAACTGTAAGCTGGATGCTAGAGCATGCTGCCCCACTTATTAAAGTAACAATTGTTCCTCGCGGACAAAGTTTAGGTGCTGCATGGTACTTACCAGAAGAAAGACAAATCGTAAGAACAGATCAAATGCTTGACGAAATGTGTGCAACCATGGGCGGAAGAGCTGCTGAAAAAGTAACTTTTGACAGAATTTCAACCGGAGCTTTAAGCGATTTAGAAAAAGTAACGCGTCAGGCTCGTGCAATGGTAACGATTTACGGTTTGAATGATAAAATCGGAAATGTTACTTATTATGATTCAAGCGGACAAAGCGAATACAACTTCTCTAAACCATATTCTGATGAAACTGCGAAAATTATTGACAAAGAAATTTCAGAATTAATTGAAGGTCAATACCAAAGAGCTATTGAAATTCTTGAAGAAAACAAAGACAAATTAAATCAGCTTGCTGATATATTAATTGAAAAAGAAGTAATCTTTAAAGATGACTTAGAGGCAATTTTCGGAAAACGTACTTTTGATAAAAATTTAGAAGAAGTCGTTTCGTAA
- a CDS encoding acyl-CoA-binding protein — protein sequence MTIKDLDTRFSEAVETALKMTQASLPQDVQLRLYAYYKQATFGTAVYNQSQNFDLRDAFKTNAWMQISHISVDEAKEGYIEIINSLTLK from the coding sequence ATGACCATAAAAGATTTAGATACCCGTTTTTCTGAAGCTGTCGAAACTGCATTAAAAATGACTCAGGCTTCTTTACCGCAAGATGTGCAGTTAAGACTTTATGCCTATTATAAACAAGCAACCTTTGGGACTGCAGTTTATAATCAATCGCAAAATTTTGATTTGAGAGATGCTTTCAAAACAAATGCGTGGATGCAGATTAGTCACATTTCGGTTGATGAAGCAAAAGAAGGTTATATCGAAATCATTAATTCACTAACATTAAAATAA
- a CDS encoding superoxide dismutase, with translation MKKNITRFGILASFLALFSCNDGNKLTEVVEVPLPTKEEKITIGTPDDIKADPGSFGITKLPFAYDGLAPDIRSLTLETHYSKHYVTYTNNLNKEIVSTEFENMPIEDILKKMPLTNIKLRQNAGGYYNHTLYFNLLTPKEQTPKDTLAGSINKEFGSFNNLTNQFKGQAEKQFGSGWVWLVVDRYGKLQITTTDNQDNPLMKNALIPGTPIIGIDLWEHAYYLDYQNRKGSYIDAFYKHINWEKANEYYIEALKKVKKV, from the coding sequence ATGAAGAAAAACATTACTCGTTTTGGTATTTTAGCTTCATTCTTAGCGTTATTTTCTTGTAATGACGGTAATAAGCTAACAGAAGTTGTTGAGGTTCCTTTGCCAACAAAGGAAGAAAAAATAACCATAGGAACTCCTGATGATATAAAAGCAGATCCGGGCTCTTTTGGTATTACTAAACTTCCATTTGCTTATGACGGGCTTGCTCCGGACATTCGTTCGCTTACTTTAGAGACACATTATTCTAAACATTATGTTACTTACACTAATAACCTGAATAAAGAAATTGTTTCGACTGAGTTTGAAAATATGCCAATTGAGGATATTTTGAAAAAAATGCCTCTCACAAATATCAAACTTCGTCAAAATGCCGGAGGATATTACAACCATACATTGTATTTCAACCTTCTAACGCCTAAAGAGCAAACTCCAAAAGACACTCTTGCAGGATCGATCAATAAAGAATTTGGTTCGTTTAATAATCTTACCAATCAGTTTAAAGGTCAGGCAGAAAAACAATTTGGATCTGGCTGGGTATGGCTGGTTGTGGACCGTTACGGAAAATTGCAAATTACAACTACCGACAATCAGGATAATCCTTTAATGAAAAATGCCTTGATTCCGGGAACACCTATTATAGGAATCGATTTATGGGAACACGCTTATTACCTGGACTACCAAAACAGAAAAGGAAGTTATATTGACGCTTTTTACAAACATATAAATTGGGAAAAAGCAAACGAATATTACATAGAGGCTTTGAAGAAAGTCAAAAAAGTATAA
- a CDS encoding SRPBCC family protein: protein MNLESPKVTVQKSAQDLFTELTDVKNFEKLMPDNIAKFEVIGEDAFIFGLKGMPEIKLKMKDKIAPNKIVLGAASDKLPFTLVSNIDSISDSESAVQLVFDGEFNAMMGMMIKGPITKFIETLANNMHKL, encoded by the coding sequence ATGAACTTAGAAAGTCCAAAAGTTACTGTTCAGAAATCAGCTCAGGATTTGTTTACTGAATTGACTGATGTAAAGAATTTTGAAAAATTAATGCCGGATAATATCGCTAAATTTGAAGTGATTGGCGAAGACGCTTTTATTTTTGGATTGAAAGGTATGCCTGAAATCAAATTAAAAATGAAAGATAAAATAGCGCCAAACAAAATTGTTTTGGGTGCTGCAAGTGATAAACTTCCGTTTACTTTGGTTTCAAATATTGATAGTATTTCTGATTCAGAAAGTGCTGTTCAGTTAGTATTTGATGGTGAGTTTAATGCTATGATGGGAATGATGATCAAAGGCCCAATCACGAAGTTTATTGAAACTCTTGCAAATAATATGCACAAACTTTAA
- a CDS encoding alpha-amylase family protein — MINKRFFVTGMAVTLLFTACKTQDLKMSTPIKEHDTDKKIVVYQVFTRLFGNKNTTNKPWGTIEENGVGKFNDFTDKALHEIKDLGVTYIWYTGVPHHALVHDYTAYGISNDDPEVVKGRAGSPYAVKDYYNVNPDLAVNPANRLQEFEDLIARTHKADLKLIIDIVPNHIARKYEGKSNPEGVKDFGANDNVNVEYDRNNNFYYIPNEHFLIPDGDIPLNGEKNDLIDGKFDENPAKWTGNGSRKVKPDQNDWYETVKVNYGIRPDGSKDFPELPVGFDQKSYKEHFTFWQDKEVPDSWKKFRAIALYWTAKGVDGFRYDMAEMVPYEFWSYMNSAIKMKNPNAFLLAEVYNPNEYRNYIRLGKMDYLYDKVETYDKLKDVIRGKSSPDGLSDIQKGMADIEHHMLHFLDNHDEQRLASPEFAGTPERGKPLMVVSTTISTSPTMIYFGQEVGEAGNEDAGFGKRSRTSIFDYIGVPNHQRWMNEGKFDGGKLSDSEKKLRVFYKRLLNFSINSSALMGSFQEIQSVNRENNAGYDPLLYSYVRWSENQKLVVIANFSSDKTSEFELKIPSDIISKWNLKEGEYQLTDQLYQIKKFALKVQNGEGKAKISIEPSESLILELK; from the coding sequence ATGATAAATAAACGATTTTTTGTTACAGGAATGGCTGTAACCTTGCTGTTTACAGCATGTAAAACACAAGATTTAAAAATGAGTACACCAATAAAAGAGCATGATACGGATAAGAAAATTGTAGTTTATCAGGTTTTTACACGTTTGTTTGGGAATAAAAACACCACCAATAAACCCTGGGGAACTATTGAAGAAAATGGTGTAGGTAAGTTTAATGATTTTACAGACAAGGCACTGCACGAAATTAAAGATTTAGGAGTTACTTATATTTGGTATACCGGTGTACCTCATCATGCTTTGGTTCATGATTACACTGCTTACGGAATTTCAAATGACGATCCTGAAGTAGTAAAAGGCCGTGCGGGTTCACCATATGCTGTAAAAGATTATTATAATGTAAATCCCGATTTGGCAGTAAATCCGGCAAACAGACTACAAGAGTTTGAAGATTTAATTGCGCGAACGCATAAAGCCGACTTAAAACTTATTATTGATATTGTTCCAAACCATATCGCCCGAAAATACGAGGGAAAAAGCAATCCGGAAGGTGTAAAGGATTTTGGTGCCAATGATAATGTAAACGTTGAATACGATCGAAATAATAATTTTTATTATATTCCAAATGAGCATTTTCTGATTCCTGATGGAGATATTCCGTTAAATGGAGAAAAAAATGATCTGATTGATGGAAAGTTTGATGAAAATCCTGCAAAATGGACCGGGAATGGTTCGAGAAAAGTAAAACCGGATCAAAATGACTGGTATGAAACGGTAAAAGTGAATTACGGAATTCGTCCTGATGGTTCTAAAGATTTTCCGGAATTGCCTGTCGGTTTTGATCAGAAATCATATAAAGAACATTTTACTTTTTGGCAAGACAAAGAGGTTCCGGATTCCTGGAAAAAATTCAGAGCTATTGCGTTGTATTGGACTGCAAAAGGCGTTGACGGTTTTAGATATGATATGGCAGAAATGGTTCCGTATGAATTTTGGAGTTATATGAATTCGGCTATAAAAATGAAAAATCCGAATGCTTTTTTACTGGCTGAAGTTTACAATCCAAATGAATATCGAAACTACATTCGTTTAGGAAAAATGGATTATTTGTATGATAAAGTAGAAACGTATGATAAGTTGAAAGATGTCATTCGTGGAAAATCTTCTCCTGATGGATTATCAGATATTCAAAAAGGAATGGCAGATATTGAGCATCACATGCTTCATTTTCTTGACAATCATGATGAACAACGTTTAGCAAGTCCTGAATTTGCAGGAACACCGGAACGCGGAAAGCCTTTAATGGTGGTTTCGACAACAATCAGTACTTCGCCAACCATGATTTATTTTGGACAGGAAGTAGGAGAGGCCGGAAACGAGGATGCAGGTTTTGGAAAGCGATCCAGAACTTCCATTTTTGATTATATCGGAGTTCCAAATCATCAGCGCTGGATGAATGAAGGCAAATTTGATGGCGGAAAATTATCTGATTCCGAAAAAAAACTTCGTGTGTTTTACAAACGATTATTGAATTTTTCAATTAATAGTTCAGCTTTAATGGGGAGTTTTCAGGAAATTCAATCTGTAAATCGTGAGAATAATGCAGGTTACGATCCTTTGCTCTATTCTTATGTGCGTTGGTCTGAGAATCAAAAGCTTGTTGTAATTGCTAATTTTTCTTCTGATAAAACAAGTGAGTTTGAATTGAAGATTCCGTCGGATATTATTTCGAAATGGAATTTAAAAGAAGGAGAATATCAATTGACAGATCAGTTGTATCAGATTAAAAAGTTTGCTTTGAAGGTGCAAAATGGAGAAGGAAAAGCTAAAATTTCAATTGAGCCATCAGAATCTCTAATTTTAGAGTTAAAGTAA